In Octopus bimaculoides isolate UCB-OBI-ISO-001 chromosome 27, ASM119413v2, whole genome shotgun sequence, one DNA window encodes the following:
- the LOC106873120 gene encoding vacuolar-sorting protein SNF8 — MAKHMETFKVNLEEFASNHKDQIKKDPEFRVQFQKMCASIGVDPLASSKGFWSEMLGVGDFYYELAVKIVEVCMATSHHNGGLIGLEELKDKLEASRGKNTQEISLDDLLCAIKKLKTLGNGFTILPIGKTYLVQSVPGELTMDHTTVLQLAQKNGFVTITLISETLNWEKERAIKSLEYMVKEGLAWVDDQARDERHYWFPTLCPDSL; from the exons ATGGCCAAACACATGGAAACGTTCAAAGTGAACTTGGAAGAGTTTGCCAGCAACCACAAAGACCAAATTAAGAAAGATCCAGAATTCCGTGTCCAGTTTCAAAAGATGTGTGCCTCGATCGGTGTTGATCCTTTAGCAT CAAGTAAAGGATTCTGGTCAGAAATGTTGGGTGTCGGAGATTTCTATTATGAATTAGCTGTGAAGATTGTGGAGGTGTGCATGGCCACTAGTCATCATAACGGAG GTCTTATTGGTCTGGAAGAACTGAAGGACAAACTGGAAGCATCAAGGGGTAAAAACACACAAGAAATTAGTCT aGACGACCTCCTCTGTGCAATCAAAAAACTGAAGACGCTTGGCAATGGTTTCACCATTCTTCCCATTGGCAAAACCTATTTAGTGCAGTCTGTGCCTGGAGAATTGACTATGGACCATACCACAGTGTTGCAACTAGCACAG AAAAATGGTTTTGTAACAATCACTTTGATATCAGAAACACTTAACTGGGAGAAAGAAAGGGCCATCAAATCTTTG gaATACATGGTGAAAGAAGGCTTGGCCTGGGTTGATGACCAAGCAAGGGATGAACGCCACTACTGGTTCCCTACCCTATGCCCAGACTCACTCTAA